The following is a genomic window from Kineosporiaceae bacterium.
GATCTCTCCCGCATCCCGGGCGGGTCGGGCGGCGGCTCGGCGGCCTCGCTGGCCGCGTTCACCGCGCCGCTGGCCACCGGCACCGACACCGGTGGGTCGATCCGTCAGCCGGCCGCCGTCACCGGCACCGTCGGGGTGAAGCCCACCTACGGTGCGGTCAGCCGCTACGGCCTGGTGGCGCTGGCCTCCAGCCTCGACCAGGCGGGCCCGTGCGCCCGCACCGTGCTGGACGCCGCGCTGCTGCACGAGGTGATGGCCGGGCACGACCCGATGGACTCCACCAGCCTGACCGGCGAGTACCCGGACGTCGTGGCCGCGGCCCGGCGCGGGGCGCTGGGCGATCTGGGCGGGGTCACCGTCGGCGTCGTCCGCGAACTGGGTGGTGAGGGCTACCAGGCCGGGGTGCGGCAGCGCTTCGACGAGGCGGTCGAGCTGCTGACCGCCGCCGGGGCCAAGGTGGTCGAGGTGAGCTGCCCGAGCTTCACCGCCGCCCTCGGGGCGTACTACCTGATCCTGCCGAGCGAGGCGAGCAGCAACCTGGCCAAGTTCGACGCCATGCGGTACGGCCTGCGGGTCTACCCCCAGGGTGTCGACGACCCGACCGCCGAGCAGGTCATGGCCGCCACCCGTGAGGTCGGGTTCGGCGACGAGGTCAAGCGCCGGATCATCCTGGGCACCTATGCCCTGTCGTCGGGGTACTACGACGCCTACTACGGCAGCGCCCAGAAGGTGCGCACGCTGATCCAGCGCGACTTCGCGGCGGCGTTCGAGGTGGCCGATGTGCTGGTGTCGCCGACCTCGCCGACCACGGCGTTCCCGTTGGGCGACAAGCTCGACGACCCGCTGTCGATGTACCTGCAGGACGTCGCGACGATCCCGGCGAACCTGGCCGGGGTGCCGGGCATGTCGGTGCCGGCCGGGTTGGCCGCCGAGGACGGGCTGCCCGTGGGGTTGCAGATCCTGGCGCCCGCCACCTGCGATGACCGGCTCTACCTGGTCGGTGCCGCCGTGGAGGCCGCCCTGACCGCCCGCTGGGGCGGGTCGCTGCTCGACCGCGCGCCGTCCCTCGACCGAGAGGGTGTGTGAGCCCGGTGAGCGTGACGACCACCAACGCGATGTCCGGCGCCGAGGCCGTGCTGTCCTACGACGAGGCGATGGCGGCCTTCGACCCCGTGATGGGCCTCGAGGTGCACGTCGAGCTGAACACCGCGACCAAGATGTTCTGCGGCTGTCCGACCGGGTTCGGTGCCGAGCCGAACAGTCAGGTGTGCCCGGTCTGTCTCGGGTTACCCGGCGCGTTGCCGGTGCTCAACGCCCAGGGGCTCGAGAGCGCGATCCGGATCGGGCTGGCGCTGAACTGCTCGATCGCGAGCTGGTGCCGGTTCGCGCGCAAGAACTACTTCTACCCGGACATGCCGAAGAACTTCCAGACGTCCCAGTACGACGAGCCGATCGCGTTCAACGGGTATCTGGACGTCGAACTGGACGATGGATCGACGTTCCGGGTCGACATCGAGCGCGCTCACATGGAGGAGGACACCGGCAAGTCCTCGCACGTCGGCGGCGCGACCGGGCGGATCCACGGCGCCGAGTACTCGCTGGTCGACTACAACCGGGCCGGTATCCCGCTGATCGAGATCGTCACCAAGCCCCTGGTGGGGGCGGGGGTTCGGGCGCCCGAGGTGGCGCGGGCCTACGTGGCGGCGCTGCGGGACCTGTTGCGCGCATTGGGCGTCAGCGACGTCAAGATGGAGCAGGGGTCGCTGCGGTGTGACGCCAACCTGTCGCTGCGTCCACGCGTCGGAGACGACCCGAGGAGCGCCGAGCAGAACGCGGTGCCGTTCGGCACCCGCAGCGAGACCAAGAACGTCAACTCGCTGCGCAGCGTCGAGCGGGCGGTGCGCTACGAGATCACGCGGCAGGCGGCGCGGCTGACGGCGGGGGAGCGCGTCGTCCAGGAGACCCGTCACTGGCACGAGGACACCGGGGTGACCACCTCGGGGCGGGAGAAGTCCGACGCCGAGGACTACCGCTACTTCCCCGAGCCCGATCTGGTGCCGATCGCGCCGGATGCCGCGTGGATCGAGCGGCTTCGGGCCACGTTGCCCGAGCCCCCCGTGCAGCGCCGGCGCCGGCTGCAGGCCGACTGGGGCTTCAGCGACCTCGAGATGCGCGATGTGGTCAATGCCGGGGCGACCGAGGCCATCGAGGCCACGGTGGCGGCGGGCGCGAGCGCCGTGGCGGCGCGCAAGTGGTGGATGGGTGAGCTGGCCCGCCAGGCCAACACCCGGGGCGTCGAGCTGAGTGAGTTGGCGATCACGCCGGCCCAGGTCGGCGAGCTGCAGGGGTTGGTGGACGCCGGCACGCTCAACGACGCGCTCGCCCGGCAGGTGCTGGACGGCGTCCTGGCCGGCGAGGGTTCGCCGGCCGAGGTGGTCGCCGCCCGTGGGCTCGAGATGGTCTCGGACGAGGGTGCGCTGATCGCTGCGGTCGAGGCGGCCATCGCGGCCAACGCCGAGGTCGCCGACAAGGTGCGCGGCGGCAAGGTGGCCGCGGTCGGGGCGCTGGTGGGTGCGGTCATGAAGCAGATGCGCGGCCAGGCCGATGCGGCTCGGGTGCGGGAGTTGCTGGTGGAGCGGCTGACGAGCTGACGTCTGTCAGTCTGGTCGGTCAGCCCTGGGCCGCCAGGTCGGGTCGGTAGAGCACGAACTGTCCTCGCCCGAGTCGTTTGGCCTCGTAGAGGGCCAGATCGGCATGGGTGAGCGCCTCTGTCGTGCTCTCGCCGGGCCGGATCCTGGTCACGCCGATGCTCGCCGAAGGCGTGATCGAGGTGCCGGCGAGGCGGATCGGGCGTCGGATCGCGTTCAGCACCCGGGTGGCGACATCGACGATCTGGTCGTGGTCCGACGGCACGGCCAGGACGACGAACTCGTCGCCACCCAGGCGGGCCACCAGGCTCTCGCTGCCTGCGGCCTCCCGCAGTCGGGCGGCGGTGGCCACCAGCAGGTCATCGCCGGCCAGGTGCCCATGAGTGTCGTTCGTCGACTTGAAGTGGTCGAGATCGACGTAGAGCAGGCAGCCGTAGCCGGCCGACGCGTCATGGGCATGCTCGTGGGTGCGGTCGTACCCGTGCAGTGCGGCCACGGCCAGGTTGTGGTCCAAGGCGGTCAGGAAGGCCGCTCGGTTCGCCAGGCCGGTGAGGGCATCGTGGGAGGCCTGATGCCGGGCCTGGGCCAAGGCGGCATGCAGCCTGTTCACGGTGCGTGCGTCCTGCACGGCCAGGCCGGCGTGCTCGGCCAGCGTGACGGCCAGGGCCGTGTCGAGCTCGGCGAAGCGATGCCCCGGGGTACGTGACCCGAGCACCAGGTGGCCGATCGTCAGGGCGCCCTGGCGTACGGGGACGGCGACCACGGCGCACACTCTGGGCTCGCCGAGCTGGGCAGCCTCGGGCCGATCCCCGAAAGCGTTGTCCACCAGCGGTTCACCGGCCTCCTCGGCATGTCGTCCGATGCCCAGGGGGTCGTGTGAAGGGGTCATGCGATCGCGCGAGGCGGGGTCGAGCCCCGAGGCGGACACCAGCGAGGCGGGGGCGTGGGACTGAGAGTCGACGTCCGCCTGCACGCGCAGCAGGGCGACGTCGCACTCCAGCAGTTCGCACGCGGTGGTCGTGATCGCGTCGAGTACCTGGGTGAGGTGGCTGCGGGCGGCGATGGCCCGCTGGATGCGTGAGAACCGCTCGAGGGTGAGCTGCCGTTGCTCCCGTACTCGGATCAACAGGTCGGTCACCTGTCGGGTGGTCAGTTCGCTGCTCTCGCGAGCCGTGCGCTCGGCCTCGAGGGTCGACAGCACGTCGAGCGTCAAGCCCAGCACGTTGGCCATGGCGGCGATCATGCCCCGTTCCCCGGGACCGAACGAGCCGCTGCCGCGGGCCACCAGCAGATGGGCACCGTCGATCCGGCCCATCTCGGCGCAGGCCACGTCGCCCGGGCCGCAACCCGGGATGTCGATCCGCGTGGTGGGGTCGGTGCACGCGGCCAGCAGTTGCGCCATCGGGACTGGTCGGCGGCCGAAGCCGATGCAGCTGCGCACCCGGCCGCCGATCACGACGGCGCCGACCTCCGAGTCGGTGGCCGCGGCCGCGGCCTCGGCGGCGGTCTGCAGGGCTGTGGCCTCGTCGCGGCAGGCCGAGACCGTGCCGAGGAAGGCCACCAGGTGCTGGGTGGTCCAGGACGTCGGGGAGAGGTGTGAACTCCCCTGCCCCGGACGGCGCGCCTGGGGGATGCGGGTCTGGGTGAGCGGGCCGGTCATGCGAACGCCAGGACGACGAGGGTCTGGTTGTGGAACCCGTTGAGCCCGTGGGTTCGGGCGATCTCGCCGTAGGTGTAGAAGCCGATCATCGGAGCTGCATCGGTGTGTCGCACGATCTCGTCGACCTCGTCGGTCACGGCCTCGCCGAGGGCCGCACGACGAGCGATGCAGTCGAAGGCGATCACTCCCTTGGCCGGCTGGCCGTCCAACTGCTCGACGGCAATCCGGCAGGCCTCGCCGGAGGCATCGAGCACCTCGTGGGTACCGCCTTCCATGATCCAGGTCAGCCCACCCTGGGGCACCGGGGCGACCAGGTTGAGGCATCGGGTCTCGAAGTCGGCGCCGGTCACGAACCGCACCAGGTCGTGACCTCGTCCGGGGATGCCGAGCGGATGGTGCAGCGCGAATCGGGTGAAGGCGGCAGGTGACTCGCGGACCTCTGCCGGGGCGTTGATCGCGCGCAGATAGGCGTCCAGGGCTGGTTCGTCGTCCAGGGTGTGCACGGTGGGACCGCTCGAGCCGGTGACCACGAGCGCCTCGCCGGTGCGCGTCCAGCCATGGCGTACCCCGACCCCGAGCGGCGCGTCGCTGCGCAGTCGGACGCCGACCACGCTGTCGGTGAGCACGAGGTCGCCCTGCGGGGTCGAGACCAGCTGAGTGGTCGACTGCATGGCCAGGTCGTCGCCGGCGCAGCCGCCGACGAGCCGGATCGCGGCGCCGGTGACCCGATAGACACCGGTGACCATGGCCTGCTGGTCGCCCGACAGACCGTCGGAGAGCAAGATCACGATCTCGTGTGCGCGCGCGTCTGCGTCCTCGGGCGCCGCCGACTCTGCCGTCTCGGAGGCCTCCGGCGCGAGGGGGAACAGGTGCTCGGCAACGGCCTGGCCGGTGCCGGCGGAGTCCGCGCTCAAGCCCTGGGCATAGGCGAGGTCGATCGCGAATCCGTTGCC
Proteins encoded in this region:
- a CDS encoding FIST C-terminal domain-containing protein; amino-acid sequence: MTTSTSRRWCTIGHSSLSGAAEATRRAAHQALSGRTPSDDDPALVIVFATAAHDLTTVAEVLRELLPPATRLAGCTTAGEITAEGSHNATVALMMLGGNGFAIDLAYAQGLSADSAGTGQAVAEHLFPLAPEASETAESAAPEDADARAHEIVILLSDGLSGDQQAMVTGVYRVTGAAIRLVGGCAGDDLAMQSTTQLVSTPQGDLVLTDSVVGVRLRSDAPLGVGVRHGWTRTGEALVVTGSSGPTVHTLDDEPALDAYLRAINAPAEVRESPAAFTRFALHHPLGIPGRGHDLVRFVTGADFETRCLNLVAPVPQGGLTWIMEGGTHEVLDASGEACRIAVEQLDGQPAKGVIAFDCIARRAALGEAVTDEVDEIVRHTDAAPMIGFYTYGEIARTHGLNGFHNQTLVVLAFA
- the gatB gene encoding Asp-tRNA(Asn)/Glu-tRNA(Gln) amidotransferase subunit GatB encodes the protein MSGAEAVLSYDEAMAAFDPVMGLEVHVELNTATKMFCGCPTGFGAEPNSQVCPVCLGLPGALPVLNAQGLESAIRIGLALNCSIASWCRFARKNYFYPDMPKNFQTSQYDEPIAFNGYLDVELDDGSTFRVDIERAHMEEDTGKSSHVGGATGRIHGAEYSLVDYNRAGIPLIEIVTKPLVGAGVRAPEVARAYVAALRDLLRALGVSDVKMEQGSLRCDANLSLRPRVGDDPRSAEQNAVPFGTRSETKNVNSLRSVERAVRYEITRQAARLTAGERVVQETRHWHEDTGVTTSGREKSDAEDYRYFPEPDLVPIAPDAAWIERLRATLPEPPVQRRRRLQADWGFSDLEMRDVVNAGATEAIEATVAAGASAVAARKWWMGELARQANTRGVELSELAITPAQVGELQGLVDAGTLNDALARQVLDGVLAGEGSPAEVVAARGLEMVSDEGALIAAVEAAIAANAEVADKVRGGKVAAVGALVGAVMKQMRGQADAARVRELLVERLTS
- a CDS encoding sensor domain-containing diguanylate cyclase, coding for MTGPLTQTRIPQARRPGQGSSHLSPTSWTTQHLVAFLGTVSACRDEATALQTAAEAAAAATDSEVGAVVIGGRVRSCIGFGRRPVPMAQLLAACTDPTTRIDIPGCGPGDVACAEMGRIDGAHLLVARGSGSFGPGERGMIAAMANVLGLTLDVLSTLEAERTARESSELTTRQVTDLLIRVREQRQLTLERFSRIQRAIAARSHLTQVLDAITTTACELLECDVALLRVQADVDSQSHAPASLVSASGLDPASRDRMTPSHDPLGIGRHAEEAGEPLVDNAFGDRPEAAQLGEPRVCAVVAVPVRQGALTIGHLVLGSRTPGHRFAELDTALAVTLAEHAGLAVQDARTVNRLHAALAQARHQASHDALTGLANRAAFLTALDHNLAVAALHGYDRTHEHAHDASAGYGCLLYVDLDHFKSTNDTHGHLAGDDLLVATAARLREAAGSESLVARLGGDEFVVLAVPSDHDQIVDVATRVLNAIRRPIRLAGTSITPSASIGVTRIRPGESTTEALTHADLALYEAKRLGRGQFVLYRPDLAAQG
- the gatA gene encoding Asp-tRNA(Asn)/Glu-tRNA(Gln) amidotransferase subunit GatA, which gives rise to MATELTHHTAAQLAEGLRTKQYSAVEVTKAHLNRIADVDGDVHAFLHIAGNTALATAREVDAALAAGEQLPALAGVPIAVKDVMATQGVPTTCGSAILKGWVPPYDATVVRRIKDARMPILGKTNMDEFAMGSSTEHSAYGPTHNPWDLSRIPGGSGGGSAASLAAFTAPLATGTDTGGSIRQPAAVTGTVGVKPTYGAVSRYGLVALASSLDQAGPCARTVLDAALLHEVMAGHDPMDSTSLTGEYPDVVAAARRGALGDLGGVTVGVVRELGGEGYQAGVRQRFDEAVELLTAAGAKVVEVSCPSFTAALGAYYLILPSEASSNLAKFDAMRYGLRVYPQGVDDPTAEQVMAATREVGFGDEVKRRIILGTYALSSGYYDAYYGSAQKVRTLIQRDFAAAFEVADVLVSPTSPTTAFPLGDKLDDPLSMYLQDVATIPANLAGVPGMSVPAGLAAEDGLPVGLQILAPATCDDRLYLVGAAVEAALTARWGGSLLDRAPSLDREGV